One segment of Nostoc piscinale CENA21 DNA contains the following:
- a CDS encoding ATP-binding protein, giving the protein MLNSNRLQMQDVQNSMVVKVAAAIAFLAGSFVMLGWMFDIEFFKTGNNPGLFVMKANTALCFILLGVSLWLLQINNNKQTDVYLSQPVKRKQQIYLWLVRVFCFIPIFLGLLTIIQYLFGWNFGIDQLLFRDTQNFVLSSYPGRMGINTASNFLCLGCALEILIHPKSDRHYWYSQILTLIGGVISLEALIGYTYNIKILYIFFPNGTPMALHTVFIFSVLCIGILWSSTEKGFMRVITSKSYGGLLARRLLIAAIAVPLLLGWLIVQGQRAGHYQPAFAIAVFALILIVIFALLIWQCAALVEKLWYKHEHTQTALRGYEEKLKSFVDANIIGIVLGDIYGNIHQANDEFLRMVGYTSADLLAGQLKRDKITPLEYLDLDAQAIAEAKTNINGACTPYKKAYIRKDGSHIPVLVGYVLVGEQREESVAFILDLTERQQAQETIVQLNRDLQRRVVELQTLLDVIPIGIGIAEDRECRNIRVNPCFAKQLGISKDVNASLTAPTEERPNTFKVYCEGRELLPEELPMQYAAAHGVEVLDFEVDVIHDNGRVTNLLEYVAPLFDEEGNSRGCIGAFLDITSRKQAEELQQKQRQWLEDVLNLMPRPLLLIEPESAKVTFANRAANELAGGEFPQGIPAEEYHTAYYYTDVTGDRIPNEQMPGVRVARGERLDGIEVDWHTNTGTYSLLIFADTLPAMHGYPATCIFVFQDITKLKQAEKALSIGNQRLQLLFSTASALLSSQQPVALIDSVFSHLQEQISLDVYFNFLIEDNSQIMRLASYGGVTAEIAKEIEFLEFGQAVCGTVAQYRQSIYVENVEQSTDPKTALIRSFGVKAYFSYPLIAQGKLFGTLSFGSCSRNFFSENQRSVMQAICDQIAIAMERASLITSLQQQTEQLQQANRMKDEFLAILSHELRSPLNAILGWAQLLRSRKLNETQISKALETIERNARMQTQMIEDLLDISRMIRGKLRLKVATCNLITIIESTIETVTLAAQAKEIELQFFQANHEKSQFLISGDSDRLQQIIWNLLSNAIKFTPQGGKVEIQLARSVTHHSESISYAQIKIIDTGIGINSEFLPYVFDRFRQADSSSTRAHGGLGLGLAIVRHLVELHGGTITVDSPGEGQGTTFTVKLPLLLPNKETISAPVSLTEAHTDVLPASPSLADVRVLVVDDEADTREYISTVLQQCQAQVKTVSSVPEALQMIAQWQPDVLVSDIGMPGEDGYSLIRQLRSQPPEQGGKIPAAALTAYARGEDRMRVIQAGFQLHLPKPIEPAELATVVASLVGRT; this is encoded by the coding sequence ATGTTAAACAGCAACCGCTTGCAGATGCAAGATGTACAGAATTCAATGGTAGTCAAGGTTGCAGCAGCGATCGCCTTCCTTGCTGGTAGTTTTGTCATGCTTGGGTGGATGTTCGACATTGAATTTTTCAAAACGGGCAACAACCCCGGCTTGTTCGTAATGAAAGCGAACACAGCATTATGTTTTATCTTATTAGGTGTGTCGTTGTGGCTGTTACAAATCAACAACAATAAGCAGACTGATGTTTATTTAAGTCAACCAGTCAAGCGAAAACAGCAAATTTATTTATGGCTGGTGAGAGTGTTTTGTTTCATCCCCATATTTCTTGGCTTACTCACAATCATTCAATATTTGTTTGGCTGGAATTTTGGCATTGATCAACTGCTGTTTCGAGATACACAAAATTTTGTTTTGTCATCTTATCCAGGACGGATGGGAATTAACACCGCCAGTAACTTTTTATGTTTGGGCTGTGCTTTAGAAATTTTGATCCATCCAAAAAGCGATCGCCACTATTGGTATAGTCAAATTCTGACTCTCATAGGTGGCGTAATTTCCTTAGAAGCACTGATTGGTTACACTTACAATATCAAAATTCTCTATATTTTCTTTCCTAACGGCACACCAATGGCATTACACACAGTATTTATATTTAGTGTGCTGTGTATAGGAATTCTCTGGTCAAGTACTGAAAAAGGATTTATGCGCGTCATTACCAGTAAAAGTTATGGCGGTTTACTGGCGCGTCGTTTATTAATAGCTGCGATCGCTGTACCTTTATTATTAGGCTGGTTAATTGTTCAAGGGCAACGAGCCGGACATTATCAACCAGCTTTTGCCATAGCAGTATTTGCACTAATTTTGATTGTTATTTTTGCTTTGTTAATTTGGCAATGTGCCGCTTTAGTAGAAAAGCTGTGGTACAAGCATGAACACACACAAACAGCACTCAGAGGCTATGAAGAAAAACTCAAAAGTTTCGTAGATGCGAACATCATTGGGATTGTGTTGGGTGATATTTATGGCAATATTCACCAAGCTAATGATGAATTTCTCAGAATGGTTGGTTATACCAGCGCAGATTTACTCGCAGGCCAATTAAAGCGGGATAAGATTACACCACTAGAATATCTGGATTTAGATGCACAAGCGATCGCCGAAGCTAAAACAAATATCAATGGCGCTTGTACACCATATAAAAAAGCATATATTCGCAAAGATGGTAGCCACATACCAGTGTTAGTTGGTTATGTTCTAGTAGGAGAACAACGGGAAGAATCTGTAGCCTTTATCCTGGACTTAACCGAACGCCAACAAGCACAAGAAACAATTGTCCAACTCAATCGAGACTTACAGAGGCGAGTTGTCGAGTTGCAAACCTTATTGGATGTGATTCCTATAGGAATTGGTATTGCGGAAGATCGTGAATGCAGAAATATTCGCGTTAACCCTTGTTTCGCCAAGCAACTGGGTATCTCAAAAGATGTGAATGCGTCTCTTACTGCACCTACCGAAGAACGACCGAACACATTTAAAGTTTACTGCGAAGGTCGAGAATTATTGCCAGAAGAACTACCAATGCAGTATGCAGCCGCGCATGGTGTAGAAGTTTTGGACTTTGAAGTAGATGTGATTCATGACAATGGCCGAGTCACCAACTTATTAGAATATGTTGCACCATTGTTTGACGAAGAAGGTAACAGCAGAGGTTGTATTGGGGCATTCTTAGATATTACCAGTCGCAAGCAAGCCGAAGAATTACAGCAAAAGCAGCGCCAATGGCTGGAAGATGTGTTAAATCTTATGCCTAGACCATTGCTGTTAATTGAACCAGAAAGCGCAAAGGTGACATTTGCTAATCGCGCAGCCAATGAGTTAGCAGGCGGTGAATTTCCCCAAGGCATACCAGCTGAGGAATATCACACAGCATATTATTATACAGATGTCACAGGCGATCGCATCCCCAATGAGCAAATGCCAGGGGTACGTGTTGCCCGTGGGGAACGGTTAGATGGTATAGAAGTAGACTGGCATACCAACACAGGCACATATTCTTTATTAATTTTTGCAGATACATTGCCAGCAATGCACGGTTATCCAGCTACCTGCATTTTCGTATTCCAAGATATTACTAAACTCAAGCAAGCTGAAAAAGCATTATCAATAGGTAATCAAAGGCTGCAATTACTATTTAGTACCGCCAGCGCCTTATTATCTAGCCAGCAACCAGTAGCACTCATTGACAGTGTTTTCTCTCACCTCCAAGAACAAATTAGTTTAGATGTTTACTTCAACTTTTTGATTGAGGATAATTCGCAAATAATGCGTCTCGCTTCCTATGGAGGCGTGACAGCAGAAATCGCCAAAGAAATTGAGTTTTTAGAATTTGGTCAAGCAGTCTGTGGTACAGTTGCCCAATATCGTCAATCAATTTACGTCGAAAATGTCGAGCAATCAACTGACCCTAAAACAGCATTAATTCGTTCTTTCGGTGTTAAGGCTTACTTCAGTTACCCCTTAATCGCTCAAGGTAAGTTGTTTGGGACTCTTTCTTTTGGCAGTTGTAGTCGTAATTTCTTCAGCGAAAATCAAAGAAGTGTAATGCAGGCGATTTGCGATCAAATTGCGATCGCAATGGAACGTGCAAGTTTAATTACTTCCTTGCAGCAGCAAACCGAGCAGTTGCAACAAGCTAACCGGATGAAAGATGAGTTTTTAGCAATACTTTCCCACGAATTGCGATCGCCCCTCAATGCAATTCTCGGCTGGGCGCAATTATTACGCAGCCGCAAACTCAACGAAACTCAAATTAGTAAGGCGCTAGAAACCATAGAACGGAATGCGAGGATGCAAACCCAAATGATTGAAGACTTACTCGATATCTCACGGATGATTCGCGGTAAGTTACGGCTAAAAGTCGCTACCTGTAATTTAATCACTATTATTGAATCCACAATTGAAACTGTCACTTTAGCAGCCCAAGCCAAAGAAATCGAGTTGCAATTTTTCCAGGCAAATCATGAAAAATCACAATTTTTAATTTCAGGTGATAGCGATCGCTTACAACAAATTATCTGGAATTTGCTATCAAATGCTATTAAATTTACACCCCAAGGCGGCAAAGTTGAAATTCAACTTGCCAGAAGTGTTACTCATCATTCCGAATCTATCAGTTACGCCCAAATTAAAATCATTGATACAGGTATAGGGATTAACAGCGAATTTCTACCTTACGTATTCGACCGCTTCCGTCAAGCGGACAGTTCCAGCACCAGGGCGCACGGTGGTTTAGGGTTAGGTTTAGCAATTGTGCGTCACTTAGTAGAGTTACATGGTGGTACTATCACTGTCGATAGCCCCGGAGAAGGACAAGGTACAACCTTTACAGTCAAATTACCCTTACTACTACCCAACAAAGAAACTATATCTGCACCAGTTAGCTTAACTGAAGCTCATACTGATGTTTTACCTGCGTCTCCCTCCCTAGCTGATGTGCGCGTCCTGGTTGTAGATGACGAAGCCGACACCAGGGAGTACATATCCACAGTACTGCAACAATGTCAAGCCCAAGTTAAAACCGTTAGTTCAGTCCCAGAAGCTTTACAAATGATTGCTCAGTGGCAACCAGATGTATTAGTTAGTGATATTGGTATGCCCGGTGAAGATGGCTATTCATTGATTCGCCAATTGCGATCGCAACCTCCAGAACAAGGCGGTAAAATTCCCGCCGCCGCCCTCACCGCCTACGCTAGAGGTGAAGACCGAATGCGTGTTATTCAAGCAGGTTTTCAACTACATCTACCTAAACCCATCGAACCAGCTGAATTAGCTACAGTAGTCGCCAGCTTAGTAGGTAGAACTTGA
- a CDS encoding DNA/RNA non-specific endonuclease, with protein sequence MKKSKFAKLLLPIALPAVFFAIFNSSQKPLTAQSSVSVHLTMGNPSGAGTSNLNNYLLLNGGSSTRTYALSYNCSKGIPNWVSWQLNSSWLGSTPRQDNFRADPNIPAGCYQVQATSYSGSGFDRGHMTPSADRTNSTTSNSSTFLMTNFIPQAPDNNQGIWSNLEDYCRTLVSQGKELYIISGGYGTGGTGSNGFKTTIDSGRISVPARTWKTILVLDRPGSGVSGVTTSTRVITVDIPNAQGVRTANWRNYRISVDTLESITGYDFFSQISTSTQSVIEAKVDNL encoded by the coding sequence ATGAAAAAGTCTAAATTTGCCAAACTTCTTCTACCTATTGCCTTACCAGCAGTATTTTTCGCTATCTTTAATAGCTCCCAAAAGCCACTTACTGCTCAAAGCTCAGTCAGCGTTCATTTAACAATGGGCAACCCCAGTGGTGCTGGCACTAGTAATCTAAATAACTACCTGTTACTTAACGGAGGTTCATCCACACGTACCTATGCACTTTCTTATAACTGTTCCAAAGGAATACCAAATTGGGTAAGTTGGCAGTTAAACTCATCATGGTTAGGCAGTACACCTCGCCAAGATAATTTTCGTGCAGACCCCAACATACCTGCGGGTTGCTATCAAGTCCAAGCAACTAGTTACTCAGGTAGCGGCTTTGATAGAGGACACATGACTCCTTCCGCCGATAGAACCAACTCCACTACCAGTAACTCTAGTACCTTCTTGATGACAAATTTCATTCCCCAAGCACCTGATAATAATCAAGGTATATGGTCAAATCTAGAAGATTACTGTAGAACTTTGGTCAGTCAAGGTAAAGAGCTTTATATTATTTCCGGTGGTTATGGCACTGGTGGAACAGGATCAAACGGTTTTAAAACCACAATTGATAGTGGTAGAATCTCTGTCCCTGCAAGAACTTGGAAAACTATTCTGGTTTTGGATAGACCAGGTTCAGGAGTTAGTGGTGTAACCACTAGCACAAGAGTAATTACTGTTGATATACCCAACGCCCAAGGCGTGAGAACTGCGAATTGGAGAAACTACAGAATTAGCGTTGATACATTAGAATCAATAACTGGATACGACTTCTTTTCTCAAATTTCTACTTCTACCCAGAGCGTAATTGAAGCTAAAGTTGACAATTTATAA
- a CDS encoding nuclease A inhibitor family protein has translation MNNNVIQQIQQTSYDLLMMSESEYPFEVVFWSGEGQESLTNQKLLQLTNHPLETPIETVELDYFFRNCAEEQEWHDELQKQNVQKFQTLIKTLKDNLTNIKVYRLGSISIDVYIIGKTAANDLAGVSTKVIET, from the coding sequence ATGAATAATAATGTTATACAACAGATCCAGCAAACTTCTTATGATTTGCTGATGATGAGTGAGTCAGAATATCCCTTTGAAGTTGTTTTTTGGTCTGGAGAAGGTCAAGAAAGTTTAACTAATCAAAAACTTCTTCAGTTAACAAATCACCCCTTAGAAACACCAATTGAAACAGTAGAATTAGATTATTTTTTTCGTAATTGTGCTGAAGAGCAAGAATGGCATGATGAACTTCAAAAACAAAATGTACAGAAGTTCCAAACGCTGATCAAAACCTTAAAAGATAATCTCACAAATATCAAAGTTTATCGTTTAGGTTCGATAAGTATTGATGTCTATATTATTGGTAAAACTGCTGCTAACGATTTAGCTGGAGTTTCGACAAAAGTTATAGAAACCTGA
- a CDS encoding MAPEG family protein, whose amino-acid sequence MSPWTSLITALTLVLYSVITINVGRARAKYKVMPPQMTGDPNFERVLRVQQNTLEQTILFLPGLWLFSIYINPLWGAVIGAIWLIGRIVYAWGYYQAAEKRMIGFAITTVSGMVLLLGSLIGIILALVKS is encoded by the coding sequence ATGTCACCTTGGACTAGTCTGATCACTGCTTTAACACTAGTGCTGTACTCCGTTATCACAATTAACGTTGGTCGAGCTAGAGCAAAATATAAAGTTATGCCTCCCCAAATGACAGGCGACCCCAACTTTGAAAGAGTACTAAGGGTTCAGCAAAATACTCTAGAACAAACTATTTTATTTCTCCCAGGCTTATGGTTGTTTTCTATTTACATCAACCCATTGTGGGGGGCAGTAATTGGTGCTATTTGGCTCATAGGTCGCATTGTCTATGCTTGGGGATACTATCAGGCCGCAGAAAAAAGAATGATTGGTTTTGCCATTACTACGGTGAGTGGAATGGTGCTGCTTCTAGGTTCGCTAATTGGCATCATTCTCGCTTTGGTGAAGTCATAA
- a CDS encoding trifunctional serine/threonine-protein kinase/ATP-binding protein/sensor histidine kinase, whose amino-acid sequence MLALSDKVFSLTGYRILEQIYCGSKTLVYRGIQEQNQQAVVIKLIRNEYPTFSEIAQFRNQYTITKDLNLPGIVKHLCLENYRNRYALIMEDFGGLSLKDWGRHNKAVQESGITLQEFFPIAIAIASILESLHRHRIIHKDIKPANILINPHTLEIKIIDFSIATLLPREVQYLTNPNVLEGTLAYISPEQTGRMNRGIDYRSDFYSLGVTFFELLTGQLPFNNTEPMELVHAHIAKQPPTVHQINPNHPPILSAIVNKLMAKNAEDRYQSAYGLRYDLELCYQQWQKSGNIATFELATKDVSDRFLIPEKLYGREKEVATLLAAFERVAKGTTEMILVAGFSGIGKTAVVNEVHKPIARQRSYFIKGKFDQFQRDVPLSALVQAFQDLIGQILVETDIQIRQWKDKILSALGEQAQVIIDVIPALEQIIDKQPAVTELSGTAAQNRFNLLFQRFIQVFSTKEHPLVIFLDDLQWADSASLKLIQLLMSQISTSNKEPNLVTPELTNNLWNPVFEGEVWEDETDQKITQTEGNFLLIGAYRDNEVYPAHPFCLTLQQLEKAGAKINQITLAPLHQIHLNTLISDTLHCPQAMSMNLGQMVFAKTKGNPFFTTQFLKSLHQDGIIKFNFDLGYWQYDLAAIQALVLTDDVVDFMALQIEKLPKLTQNVLKMAACIGHEFDLKTLAIVNEKSVVDTASDIWIALHEGIILPQTDVYKLFQNDYKLEGNTSASNSPEFFNNSFAVPKYKFIHDRVQQAAYSLISESQKQETHLKIGLLLFNSIPVAEREDKIFQIVNQFNVALELITEKEQRDELAQMNFLAGRKALTSTAYTAAIKYLTTGITLLSSDSWQTQYELSLTLYETAAEAAYLAGEFEQMEQLIDVVLAQAKTLLEQVKVYEVKIQAYGAQNKALEAVNTALTVLQKLGVEFPQNPSQSDVQLAIAELSVNLAGRRIEDLSKLPEMMDNQAMAAMRILVSAAGFVYQAVPELYLLFAAAEINLSLKFGNTSLSSCAYVIYGLILCGVLEDIESGYEFGKLALSLLTKFNSKEVNPKTLLTFNTAIRHWKEHARNVLTSLLESYTVAMETGDLEFAAYSIHAYSFSSYLIGKELIGLEREIRNYSNVIKQIKQQTVFYWNEIYRQTVLNLLGADDDPTILIGEAYNEIQTLPVHLENNDGIGLIDFYINKLYLNYLFQDFTQAIANANLAENYLHSGTGQLIIPFFRFYDSLSRLAIYHNASHSEKQNILDRVENNQEKIKRWSDHASMNYLHKFYLVEAEKYRVTGKYLEAIESYDRAISLAKENEYINEEALANELAARFYLEWGKEKIAQTYLTDAYYCYVRWGAKAKVDDLATRYPQLLMPILQQEKLSFQVAERITISTYQSLSNQNTYPTFIGSKTSVSESLDLASVIKASQTLSGEIEMDQLLSKLMQVVMENAGASKSALILSANNNSELRIVALSSSENFASISTQLPSIYAESSNDIPITLIKYVNRIKEVFVVDDAKTVDFLAEDRYIISKQPKSLLCIPIINQGKLLGILYLENSLTTGAFTHDRVEVLKLLTTQAAISLENAMLYNNLAQANQNLEEYNHSLEVKVEARTQELHNKNQHLQEALQELQRTQTQLIQSEKMSSLGQMVAGIAHEINNPINFIHGNIAHASEYVKDLLELLAIYQQECSHPSDLLTTKFAEIDVEFLSEDLLKILDSMEVGSSRIRNIVLGLRNFSRLDESEMKTVDIHEGIDNTLMILQHRLKAKSETLEIEVIKEYAKIPEISCYAGQLNQVFMNILSNAIDALNESRANIHRPQIHICTALKDPNTLQVRIADNGCGMPEAVKKKIFDPFFTTKPVGSGTGLGLSISYQVIVDKHKGQLICDSTPGKGTEFAIEIPIKQ is encoded by the coding sequence ATGTTAGCTTTATCTGACAAAGTGTTCTCTTTGACTGGCTATCGAATTTTAGAACAAATCTATTGTGGTAGCAAAACCCTAGTTTATCGAGGAATTCAAGAACAAAACCAACAAGCAGTAGTAATTAAACTAATCCGAAATGAATATCCTACCTTCAGTGAAATTGCTCAATTTCGGAATCAATATACAATTACTAAGGATCTCAATTTACCAGGAATAGTCAAACATCTTTGTTTAGAGAACTATCGCAATCGCTATGCCTTAATCATGGAGGACTTTGGCGGCCTATCGCTCAAAGATTGGGGCAGACATAATAAAGCTGTACAAGAATCTGGGATTACACTACAAGAATTTTTTCCTATTGCTATTGCGATCGCATCTATTTTAGAAAGTTTACATCGTCATCGGATTATTCATAAAGATATCAAACCCGCAAATATACTGATTAATCCTCATACTTTAGAAATCAAAATTATCGACTTCAGTATTGCTACCCTCCTACCAAGAGAAGTTCAATATCTGACAAATCCCAACGTCTTAGAAGGAACACTAGCGTATATATCTCCTGAGCAAACAGGTAGAATGAATCGTGGTATTGATTACCGCAGTGATTTTTACTCTTTAGGTGTCACCTTTTTTGAACTCCTCACCGGACAGTTACCCTTCAACAACACTGAACCGATGGAGTTAGTTCACGCGCATATTGCTAAACAACCACCAACCGTACATCAAATTAATCCTAATCATCCGCCAATTTTATCAGCCATTGTCAACAAATTAATGGCTAAAAATGCTGAAGATCGCTATCAAAGTGCGTACGGACTCAGGTATGACTTGGAACTTTGCTATCAGCAATGGCAAAAAAGCGGTAACATAGCTACCTTTGAGTTAGCAACTAAAGATGTTTCTGACCGATTTCTCATCCCCGAAAAACTCTATGGTCGTGAGAAAGAAGTTGCTACCTTACTTGCAGCTTTTGAGCGAGTTGCTAAAGGTACAACAGAAATGATTCTCGTCGCTGGTTTTTCTGGAATTGGAAAAACCGCCGTAGTCAATGAAGTACACAAACCAATTGCCAGACAACGTAGTTATTTTATCAAAGGTAAATTTGATCAATTCCAACGAGATGTTCCCTTATCAGCATTAGTCCAGGCTTTTCAAGATTTGATAGGACAAATCTTAGTAGAAACTGATATTCAAATTCGCCAATGGAAAGACAAAATTCTCTCAGCATTGGGTGAACAAGCCCAAGTAATTATCGATGTAATTCCGGCTCTAGAACAAATTATTGATAAACAGCCAGCCGTTACAGAACTTTCTGGAACTGCTGCTCAGAATCGATTTAATTTGTTGTTTCAAAGGTTTATCCAGGTATTCAGTACTAAAGAGCATCCTTTAGTAATTTTTTTGGATGATTTACAATGGGCAGACTCAGCTTCTTTGAAGTTGATACAACTCTTAATGAGTCAAATTTCAACAAGCAATAAAGAGCCTAATTTAGTTACACCTGAACTCACAAATAACTTGTGGAACCCTGTATTTGAGGGTGAAGTTTGGGAAGATGAGACTGACCAAAAAATTACCCAAACAGAAGGAAATTTTTTATTAATTGGTGCATATCGTGATAACGAAGTTTATCCAGCACATCCATTTTGCTTAACATTGCAACAGCTTGAAAAAGCAGGAGCAAAAATTAATCAAATTACCCTAGCTCCTCTCCATCAAATTCACTTAAATACCTTGATTAGCGATACTTTACATTGCCCTCAAGCAATGTCTATGAATTTGGGTCAAATGGTGTTTGCTAAAACCAAAGGTAATCCCTTCTTTACGACTCAATTTTTGAAGTCACTGCATCAAGATGGCATAATTAAATTTAACTTTGATTTAGGTTACTGGCAGTATGATTTGGCAGCAATACAAGCATTAGTTCTGACTGATGATGTTGTCGATTTTATGGCACTGCAAATAGAAAAATTGCCAAAATTGACACAGAATGTATTAAAGATGGCTGCTTGTATTGGACATGAGTTTGACTTAAAAACTCTGGCGATCGTCAATGAAAAATCTGTAGTAGATACAGCTTCAGATATATGGATAGCCTTACATGAAGGAATCATTTTACCTCAAACTGATGTTTATAAATTGTTTCAAAATGATTATAAATTAGAAGGTAATACTTCAGCTTCTAACTCTCCAGAATTTTTCAACAATAGTTTTGCAGTTCCGAAATACAAATTTATTCATGATAGGGTACAACAAGCTGCTTATTCTTTAATTTCGGAAAGTCAGAAGCAGGAAACTCATTTAAAAATTGGCTTGTTACTCTTCAATAGCATTCCAGTAGCAGAGCGTGAGGATAAGATTTTTCAGATTGTCAATCAATTTAATGTTGCATTAGAACTCATTACCGAGAAGGAACAGCGTGATGAACTAGCACAAATGAATTTTTTGGCTGGACGTAAAGCTTTAACCTCAACAGCTTATACAGCAGCAATTAAGTATTTAACAACTGGAATCACCCTCCTATCATCTGATAGCTGGCAAACACAATATGAACTTTCGTTAACTTTGTATGAAACAGCAGCAGAAGCAGCATACCTAGCTGGTGAATTTGAGCAGATGGAGCAATTAATTGATGTTGTATTAGCACAAGCTAAAACTCTTCTAGAGCAAGTAAAAGTCTATGAAGTCAAAATTCAAGCTTACGGCGCACAAAATAAAGCATTAGAAGCTGTTAACACGGCGCTCACTGTTTTGCAAAAATTGGGTGTCGAATTTCCGCAAAATCCGAGTCAATCTGATGTGCAATTAGCTATAGCAGAATTATCTGTAAATTTAGCTGGTAGACGCATTGAAGACTTATCGAAATTACCAGAAATGATGGATAACCAAGCTATGGCAGCTATGCGTATCTTAGTTAGTGCTGCGGGTTTTGTATATCAAGCTGTTCCAGAACTTTACTTACTGTTTGCGGCGGCAGAAATCAATTTATCACTCAAATTTGGTAACACTTCTTTATCTTCCTGTGCATACGTCATATATGGTTTGATTCTTTGTGGTGTTCTGGAAGACATTGAGTCTGGCTATGAGTTTGGCAAACTAGCATTAAGTCTACTGACTAAGTTTAATTCTAAAGAAGTTAATCCTAAGACTTTACTAACATTTAACACCGCTATTCGACATTGGAAAGAACATGCTAGAAATGTTTTAACATCTTTATTAGAAAGTTATACTGTGGCGATGGAAACAGGAGATTTAGAATTTGCAGCTTATTCTATTCATGCTTATTCTTTTTCTTCCTATTTAATTGGTAAAGAACTAATAGGACTTGAAAGAGAAATTAGAAATTATAGCAATGTTATCAAACAAATCAAACAACAAACAGTATTTTATTGGAATGAAATTTATAGGCAAACTGTTTTAAATTTGTTAGGAGCAGACGATGATCCCACTATATTAATTGGAGAAGCATATAATGAAATACAAACACTACCTGTTCATCTTGAAAATAATGATGGAATTGGACTCATTGATTTTTACATCAATAAGCTATATCTAAATTATTTATTTCAAGATTTCACCCAAGCAATTGCAAATGCAAATTTAGCAGAAAATTATCTCCATAGTGGTACAGGACAATTAATTATTCCATTTTTTCGTTTTTATGATTCTCTGTCCAGACTAGCCATTTATCATAATGCTTCTCATTCTGAGAAACAGAATATTCTTGATAGAGTCGAAAATAATCAAGAAAAAATAAAGCGTTGGTCAGATCATGCCTCGATGAATTATCTGCATAAATTTTATTTGGTTGAGGCAGAAAAATATCGTGTTACAGGTAAATATCTCGAAGCTATCGAATCTTATGATCGCGCTATTTCTCTTGCTAAAGAAAACGAGTACATCAATGAAGAAGCTCTGGCTAATGAACTAGCAGCTAGATTCTATTTAGAATGGGGCAAAGAGAAAATCGCTCAAACCTATCTCACTGATGCTTATTATTGCTATGTTCGTTGGGGAGCAAAGGCAAAAGTAGATGATTTGGCAACACGCTATCCTCAATTACTTATGCCCATACTTCAGCAAGAAAAACTGAGTTTTCAAGTAGCTGAAAGAATCACTATTTCTACTTATCAATCTCTATCAAATCAAAATACCTATCCAACCTTCATTGGTTCTAAAACAAGTGTTTCGGAATCACTAGACTTAGCTTCTGTGATCAAAGCTTCTCAAACACTCTCTGGAGAAATTGAGATGGATCAATTGCTGTCTAAATTAATGCAAGTTGTGATGGAAAATGCCGGAGCATCTAAATCTGCTTTGATTTTAAGTGCAAATAATAACTCAGAATTAAGGATTGTGGCTCTCAGTTCTAGTGAAAATTTTGCATCTATTTCTACACAATTACCATCAATTTATGCGGAGTCTAGTAATGATATTCCAATTACTTTGATTAAATACGTTAACCGCATTAAAGAAGTGTTTGTAGTTGATGATGCGAAGACTGTTGATTTCTTAGCGGAAGACCGCTACATTATCAGTAAGCAGCCTAAAAGTCTTTTGTGTATTCCAATTATAAACCAAGGTAAATTGCTGGGCATTCTTTACCTGGAAAATAGTCTAACTACAGGAGCATTTACCCACGATCGAGTTGAAGTTTTAAAACTGCTGACTACTCAAGCGGCTATTTCCTTAGAAAATGCTATGCTCTACAATAATCTTGCTCAGGCAAATCAAAACTTAGAGGAATATAACCATAGCTTAGAAGTAAAAGTAGAAGCTAGAACCCAAGAGCTACACAATAAAAATCAACATCTACAGGAAGCATTGCAAGAATTACAACGCACACAAACCCAGTTAATTCAAAGCGAAAAAATGTCTTCATTGGGTCAAATGGTGGCGGGAATTGCTCATGAAATTAATAACCCAATTAACTTTATTCATGGCAATATTGCTCATGCTAGTGAATATGTCAAAGATTTGCTAGAATTACTGGCTATTTATCAGCAAGAATGTTCTCATCCTTCCGATTTATTAACCACAAAATTTGCAGAAATTGATGTAGAGTTCTTGTCTGAAGATTTGCTGAAAATTCTCGATTCTATGGAAGTGGGCAGTTCTCGGATTCGGAATATAGTTTTAGGTTTGCGTAACTTCTCACGCTTGGATGAGTCAGAAATGAAGACTGTTGATATTCATGAAGGTATTGATAACACCTTGATGATTTTACAGCACAGACTCAAAGCAAAAAGTGAGACTTTGGAAATAGAAGTAATTAAAGAATATGCGAAAATACCTGAAATCAGTTGTTATGCTGGTCAACTGAATCAGGTATTTATGAATATTTTGAGTAATGCGATTGATGCTTTGAATGAGTCAAGGGCTAATATTCATAGACCCCAA